The window gagagagtggtggtggtggcaTATTGGTTCTTGGTCAAATAGTGGAGCCAAATATGGTTTTCACTCCACTTGTTCCATCACAGTATGTATTTTCCTGCCAGAAAATCTTCAATTATTTGCCTTCCACATTTTTTGTTAATCTATGGTGAATTTAAGTTCTCCCATGTAAAGCcttgtttattttttggttgattttaCTAAAGCGTAGTCTCAGAAATGTACTCCTTGATAGAAGGGACTCCTTGATTAGTAGTCATAGGAACTACTTGATACATTTGTCTCTGTCTTTTccttaaatatttgaaattctgAAACTAGCCTTAATAGGTAAATAAACAGTCTGCTACAGCTAAAACCACAATTCAACAACTTATgacttaaaactcatgtcttAAGTTAATGTGTGTTTGTTGCTATTCTAGCGTCCTCAATCAGAATTAATTACTTCATATGTTTTGGAAAGTTATCTACTGTGAAGTGCTGAATGTTGACTTAGGATATCATGAATGTTTTCTGAAATTGCTGTAGTTTAAGGATTAGGCCTTCTCATTGGAATTTGTTTTTCATGTTGCAAGTGTTGTCTATACTTCAGATTCTGAATATTATGAACTTAACTAATTCAACTTGTTGGATATGTCACCAGCActcaatttgaaatatttgctCCATCCATCTTTCCAGGCCACATTACAATGTAAATTTACAAAGTATAGCTGTAAATGGCCGGACACTGAGCATTGATTCATCTGTTTTTGCGACTTCAAGCAACCGTGGAACAATAATTGATTCAGGCACAACTTTGGCATACCTTGCGGAAGAGGCTTACGATCCATTTGTTACTGCAGTAAGTTTCAAAAGAGGgtatattcaatttttggttAAGTGGTGCAACCAATGGAATCTTTACCATTATCTGCAATTAAAGCATTACTCTCAAGCCTTGCACATAACCATCTCTTAAGATTAATATTGCATCCTCCCTTATAACAGAGTCGTTATACTGATGAAACAACATTGTTTTGTTGCTATCCAATATGTGAGTGTTTTTATTGGCCATGCAGATCACAGAAACCGTCTCAGGATCGGTTCGCCCTCTGCTTGCAAAGGGAAATCAGTGCTATCTAACTACCTCGAGGTTTTATATCTGAGACTAATTATTCTTGTTTGCGCATCTTTCTGGCCATTCCTCTTAAattgttctttattttttgtctccAGTGTCTCAGAAATATTCCCACAAGTTACTCTGAACTTTGCTGGTGGTGCATCAATGATTCTCAGGCCTCAAGACTATCTTTTGCAGCAGAATTCTATTGTAAGTCAACATTTGGTAGCATTTGGAATCTCTCAGAAAAACTGTAGCATTAGCCCTCCACCTGACTACATCCGGAAACATACTGATTTGATTTGTCATAGAGTTAGGCATTTAGCGACACTGATCTTAGAATCTAAAACTGAAGCTGACATATGTTATACTCGACTACATTATGGAGAAAGTAGTTATTCATATTCAGCTATGGATATCCTTGATTGGAATCTAAATATATGCTATTCACTATACTCTGTATTACAGCTCTCTATCCTTCCCTTTGCTCTCTTGATGTTTGGTAAATATGCAATGTTTTGCTTGCATAGGGTGGTGCTGCAGTGTGGTGCATCGGCATTCAGAAAATTCAGGGTCAAGGAATTACCATTTTAGGCGGTACGAATATTTCAGCTTACCTATTCTATCCATgcatatttataatcatatacaCCAAACAGTTACAGCAAGTTTTAAAgttattaataaaatgctTACCTCATATCTTCTGGGCTCATCTGATTTCTGTATTCCACATATATATGAAATCTCTGTCCAATGTGTTGGGATGGTCAATTTTAGTACTGAATGAGGCTTAAGATATATGGCATCTATGTGTTGTTCCAGACTCCATGTTCGACTTTCTTTATTCGCTGTTGATTGAGATATATGGCACCTCTCCCTGCAGATCTTGTTCTGAAAGATAAGATTGTTGTGTATGATATAGCTGGTCAAAGGATTGGATGGGCAAACTACGACTGTAAGCTTTCCTTGCTCAGCTTGATATCCTTCTCCTTCCCGGTCTCAACTTAACACAATGCCAGCAATCTCAAAAACTGCTTCGACTCACTCATTAATACAAACTCTGTGTTCTGCAGGTTCGTCATCTGTGAACGTCTCTACAACCACCAGTACAGGTAAAACGGAGTTCTTCAATGCTGGGCAAGTTGACAATAGCAACTCGGCAGATTATGCGCCTTCCAAGCTTATACCGATCTTCGTTGTAGCACTACTACTGCATATAGCATTCTTTGGCGTCCCCCCATTATTGTGATATGAATCATGATGAATCTCTTGTGTGAGGTTTTATGTaaattcttttcattttggtaGTTTCTATGTTGTATACTTAGATAAAATTGCAGGCTTCCAAGTTAAGTTAAAAGATACTACTATATCTTTATTAGAATAGAATTGGTCTTGTCTTGTTgcacttttaaaaatttgtagaTTTATTGCACagatttttacttatttttaatttagagaAGCGTGACATCACACATCTGCAAATGGGATACATCATCATATCATTATAATCGCTCAATTTGATTACTTTCAATTTGAAAGGATATTAGTTATGCTCTTCCTAGAAAtcagaaattattaaatttgtaaacaTATTAGGTAACCCAATTCTGATCTTTACATTTTAACATGATTTAAACTCTATATGGAAGGAAATGAAGAGGcattcaaaaatcaattctTGGTATGTATATGTGTGAGAGTtaattcttgaaaaaaaattatgattatgagGTTACTGAGTATGTTTTGATTATTACTTTCAAGctatagtaatatttactTTGTAGAACCTATatggataaaaaattaaataaatggagATGGTCTTTCATGAAATTTTCATGTTTACTTTTTCATGCCTAATGAGTAATGATGTAGTTAAACATGATTGGGAATACAAATTGAAGTGAGTGAGATGGATGAGAAAGTGAGAATGAATATAATGTAGGATTAAATGTTATGTATTTAATGGGTAAGAAATCTTGGTTGATATCAATATTTGATGCGAGTTAAGTAGCGTTTGTCTAACTTGAATAATTTTAAGTTCTCATATggatagtttttattttaatgcaaaatttacATTCGAATAAATATGGTTATGActtgataataaaaatatgacttgATAAAGGACCGAACattaattgtttgaattaGCATGTATATTTGTGTAAATGATTTAATGAATATAGAATAACATTTAAGCTTagaaattatactccctccgtctcactttaggaatcccggttgagttcggtacgagttttaagaaatgtaaataaaagttggtgaaaaaagatagtggaatgtgggtcatactttttatattaattttataataaaatgtgggtggaaaaaagttagttgaatgtggggcctaataccatttatggaatattccaaccgcgACTCTTAAAATGGGATACCCAATAAATTATGGTTATAATTAGCTATTAAATGGCAATATGTGTTCTAATGTTCTAGTACGTGCCTAAGACGCTAATGATTAGGAAATGACTAATAAATGGTAAAACCGGgaagtatttataaatataaatgtgtgCAGATGATATGGAAtcaaaaattttgatatgGAGTTTACTGCTATTAAACATTTCTGTTAATTATATGATGTTACATGAATCTTTCGGTGATGTATGATTTACATGATGTGCACGTGAATGGGCCTAAATGGGATAAATAGTGAATACTTATgtgaatacgactcaacttaattgggacatcccaaaaatgaatacgactcaatctagttaggacggagggaaattaaaaaatacatattttttgtaaaaaatgtaaattttatatGCAACTCAGCCCAGTTCGTTCGACCAACTTCACCGGTGGTACTGGGGTGGAGTGGTTTCGAATTTGTATTAAGAAACCCAGTCCGACCCAATCGATGGTAATGGATGGTTTAATTATCATGATTTAGTTTAGGTTTTGCAAATGCACGGAAAGTGCAATGTTTGTGCAAATGCTTGTGCAAATGTGTATTGACAAACTGTGAAGTCGAAAAAGGTAACTAGCTAAATTGAATATTAACAACTTCCATATCAAACTGTTCTTTTTacattccaaaatattttaaaaactatagAGCAAGAAATGCAGATGTACTCAAAAACCAACCTCTTCAAACAGAGATAATATCCATCAAAAGGCCAAATGTTTATAGTTTAGGCAGCTAAACCATTTCGCCTGACTATTAACACAAATTTCATGTAAAAAAGTAACCTCTATTGTTCTTTTACATTTCAAAATAGTTTAAAGAAACTATAGAGCAAGAAATGCAGCGACACTAAAAAAACAACCTCTTCAAACAGAGATTATATCCAGCAAAAgatcaaatatttatagtttaggCAAAAACTGAATTGTTTTTAAGGCATCATCAGATAAAATGTATATGTATTACCAACAAAAAAAGCAGAAGGATCAGATGAAAAACATCACATCCTTCACATTGTCTTTGATCTTTGGCAGAGGTCCAACCTCTCTGTTCCTCTCTCGAGTAGCACCCCGACCAGCATCAGAAGCCGATCCCACTCTCAGAGAAGTCAGTGCCTTTAATATAGTACTGAGCACGGAAAGCTGATGCAAGCCCAAAACTCAAACTCTATAGAGGCACAGAGGCAACACTCGTGCCTCTATAGATGCCATCTCAGGCCTAACATGAATGCCGAATTGCCAGATAAGTATTGTAAGTAAAAGAGCAACTAAAGAGTATGCATAGCCataatgttaagaaaaaaaattaaattatagaaaCATGGAGTGACCATATGCTATAAAGAACATCAACATTTCACAAAATACGGCAGAAAATTCTCATATTAATGAAACTAGTATCACCACCCGTGCAAGCATGGGCGAATCTAGCCTATTAGATggtggggcaaatgcccctcaTCAATTCTTGTTTgtctttataaatttgttataaatttttaaatatatgtaaaaaattGTACTTATTGCTCCTgctcaaatataaattttttctcCTATATATCATTTTACCCCTTTTACAATAAAATCCTGGATACGCCCTGCGTGCCAGTGCGACAAGTGTGCCATATAATTTGCACATGctattaattatacattcaCAATAAATCAACGGAATTAAGTACCAATGTCATTGCGTAATCTTGAAACAGAAAATTTGTgtaataacattttattagacaaataaaaacatgttgcaattaattaaatataaatttaaattaataaaaaaagaactgATTATAACActttaaaataactaatacaAACAGAGTAATAATACTTCAACAACTATTTAATTCTATTCTAAATTATCAGCAATTTGACTGTTTTAAAGACTAGTATCAACCGCGTCCGCGTGTGTTGCACGACACACTGAAtgttctttaaaaaaaatacaaaatactaattaaataaataaaataatgagaaataaaattatatatagtttataaatcagaaagaaaattgtataggctttataaaattatataatatttataaattacaaattaaaaagtactTCCTCCGCCCTCCATTATGTGACtcaattttctgttttgatcCATCCCCTATTAATTTTCTCACTTCACTTCTACTTTTGGTAATAACaccatattccattaactcttTTCCCTcacattatataataaaactaataataaaaaagtaggacccgCCTACCACTAAcgttttcaactcattttcttttacatttcttaaaacttatatCGGATCAACGTGGAACACATATTGGAAGACAAAATGAGCAATGTTTAAAAAGTACCAAAAAGTGTCTCCTCAGTTATATTCTGAATATGCTTGATTACCAAAAAgaaactccctccgtcccaactaaattgagaTATAACTTTTGgtcacggagattaagaaattgtgttgaaaagtaagagaaaagaataaaatagaaaaaataaagatagagtaaagtagatagtgaaataaagtaagtgtgattggatgtttttttttttactaaaaaggaaaatgactcaacttaattgggacatCCTAAAGAGAAATACtactcaacttagttgagacggatggagtataagcTATACTCTCTCAAATTGATGACGCGACCACATGTGTGTTCATGTTGTCAAATTAATGAAGATTACTATATAAAAACGTATATATctcaatttcatcacatccAATACAAGTACTCCACAATTTTACTCAGACCAGAGCTTACTACTTAGACCAATCTCCAATTATTTATgccaaattcaaatcaatttttaagtataattacactaaaaattaattttacttcaaTCATTAGCTCGTATTCGCCAAAGATGATGTCGGGAGGTTTTTGCTGATTTAAGAATTTACAGATAGCTAAAATTTTTAGATCTTGAATGTTTACAGgtcttttatatttctttattaatacATGACATTATGTTGTAGAATTTAGAGTGAAGGCACAGagcatttccatttttgaatataGTAACGAGCATGGAAAGCAGCAAGATGTGCATAGTATACAGGCGGAAGTGCAAACATAATTGATACCAGGAAGAATATTGCCGCTCCTTCCCGAATATAATAGTGGGTCGATCACTGAGATACGGCCATCTCCAACACACTGTTTCGACCTCCAGcctaccaaaatgacaaaacaaaCAGTGAATTAAGTCAGGAGATGGTCTTTTGTAAATTGATGCAACATCTATAGATAAACTTTAAGACATGTAAACCTTTGCATTTATCTTAAGTGACACATTCTCCATTCTCCAAGTATTGGAAATATTGTTTCCCTGGTTTCGATACATTCTTAGGTTGACAATACCCAACTCCGTTTCACAAACTCGTTTTATCGTATTGTTATAATCACACAACACAGTAACATTttgcatgatttaattaattttggtagTGCGTAGCAGATTTATTTCCCCTCGTGCCAAAAGTGCAATTGCACTTAGACAACAAAGTCAAAACTAGTGTTTGACTGATGAGACATGTTGTTGATGTAGAAGCTGCTACTGCTTCTGCTGCATCTCCTATTTGTTATCCAATGTTCAAAGAAGCAAAAAGCAAGTCTTCAGGCCTCGTGAGTTCTGCACCACATTCTGGCAGAGCTCGCTCGTCTCTATTAACTGTGAATACCTCTCTGAGTTTGTTTTCGAGGATCTAAACATCGATCGATGACAACAAAAACGTTTTGTTACAATCTGCACTTTGTGATCTCATCAAGGAACTGGAGAGAATGTTTAATATCATGATTTAGCTTTTGGCGTTTTGCACGTCATTCATCCCCtccaaaaatttaacaaaaatataccaAAGTAAAGTAGATTTgcaataaaatcacaattagGTCCAACCAATTGAACAACActagttttttatttgatagaGAATCAAATTATCCCTTCGTGTATGCAACTAGATTTTTTCTTTCGTGCAAAAAAGTGCGAAGTTTGTGCAAAAATAGTTTGTGAACATATACATTACAAATAGCTAAGTCAAAAAAGCAACAAACCGGACTCCTTTCATAtgaaataatactactactatatacaAATTTCATCACAGCAAATACAATTTTACTCAAAACAAAGCTCACTGACAGAATCAAAACCGTGGATAATTTATTGCCTTTTGAACAAATTTTATTGTCACTCTGTGATAAACTCAAATATGATGGATACATTATAGTACTACATGTCactaatataataattcaatttaaaaaaaaaaattgttgatctAGTTTTACACATATTGATTCATCAATTCGACTTTATGCAGTCATGCTACTGtttaaattcacaaatttaaggaacgcataaaaaaaatgcaaactcaAAAGACATAAATTCGACTGAATCTcttaaattcacaaatttaaagAACACATAGTAATTAACAAACTACAAACTCGGGAAGAGGCAACTAAACCATTTTTGCCTGAATATTAACAACTTtcgtataaaaaaaattaatctctatTGTTCTTTTACATTccaaaatagttttaaaaaactaTAGAGCAAGAAATGCGCAGGCACTCAAAAACCAACCTCTTCATAAAGAGATTATATCCATCAAAAAGCCCAATATTTCTAGTTTAGGCAAAAACTGAAATGTTTTTTAAGGTAGCATCAGAgaagaaatatataatttgattgaatGATTTACATTCTTTTATCATATtgtaaactaaaaatatatttataagcaTATAATCGCAGATCGTATtgaatatatgcaattttataGTACAGTAAAAATTCAAGGGTTGAATACAATCAC of the Salvia hispanica cultivar TCC Black 2014 unplaced genomic scaffold, UniMelb_Shisp_WGS_1.0 HiC_scaffold_189, whole genome shotgun sequence genome contains:
- the LOC125198682 gene encoding aspartic proteinase 36-like — protein: YLVGLFLRLYYTRVKLGTPAKEFYVQIDTGSDVLWVSCNPCKGCPSSSGLQIELEFFDPPSSSTASPISCSDQRCALGAQSSDSGCSGQNQCGYTFQYGDGSGTSGYYVYDSMYFDSVVGSTLASNNSAPVVFGCSTSQTGDLTKPDRAVDGIFGFGQQGLSVISQLSSQGITPYSFSHCLRGESGGGGILVLGQIVEPNMVFTPLVPSQPHYNVNLQSIAVNGRTLSIDSSVFATSSNRGTIIDSGTTLAYLAEEAYDPFVTAITETVSGSVRPLLAKGNQCYLTTSSVSEIFPQVTLNFAGGASMILRPQDYLLQQNSIGGAAVWCIGIQKIQGQGITILGDLVLKDKIVVYDIAGQRIGWANYDCSSSVNVSTTTSTGKTEFFNAGQVDNSNSADYAPSKLIPIFVVALLLHIAFFGVPPLL